Part of the Vigna angularis cultivar LongXiaoDou No.4 chromosome 1, ASM1680809v1, whole genome shotgun sequence genome, ACATTTTGTGCAACCTAAAATTTAAGATTTGATGTTCCTCCACTTAATCCTTTGACTAATTCTTACTGATTCATTTAATGGAGAGGAAACGTTCCCTCTTAACGTATGATTTATcacttgtttttgttgaaatATCAGATATAGTTGACTGACCTCAAATTAAAACTGTAAAGTGAATCAGTAATTGTATTATGGATGTCTTGTGCGCTGAGCATTATAATTTCTTCGCAGTTATGGCTTTGATTCTTTCATATCTTATGTAGGTATCAAACCATTTCTATTTCATTCTCTTAAAAAAGGACAAAACGAATGGGATTGTGTAGGCTTTTAAAATCTCCGCTTCtaatctttctaatttttttcttggaaCAGATGGCAGAGCTGGCAACTGAGAAACATGTTCGCTACATATTAACAGTTGAAAAGGTTTGCTTCCTGTTTATACATTCTTTCTGAAAAGAAGGAGACTGTCTTGAGTTGATTATCACAAAACATAGATGATTTGCAAActcttattttatgtttaaaaggttagatgtcttcatttttctttttacacatTATTTATTATCCAGAGGAAAGATAATTTTGAATCTGTGGTAATGGAGCATCTAAGAATGAGTGGGGCATACTGGGGATTGACTGCTCTGGATCTTCTGGGAAAGCTTGATAGTGTTGATGTTGATGAGGTTACTTCATGGTTGCTGAGTTGTCAACATGAGTCAGGTTgttaaatgtttaatttgtttCCCTACTTTGTACTTGGGATTATTTTAGACATCAGCATTATAGATAATTTCTTATGAGATCGTGTTGCTGTGAAGGGGGATTTGGTGGAAATATTGGTCATGACCCGCACATCCTGTATACACTGAGTGCAGTGCAGGTGTTGGCTCTCTTTGATAAGATGGATGTTATTGACGTAGATAAGGTGACAAATTGTATCCTTACACATATTGACTGGTTTTGAAGGTCCTATAATCTGTATTCACAAATATTCTGTGATACAGAAGAAACTTTGTTCTTTTTGCAGTTTTTTAAATAGTatatttatgtgtttttatCAGGAAGCTTTATCTGGTTATCGTGCTGTGCTTTTTAGAAAGATAATTGAAAAgattttattgtgatttttaGTGGAGTTTGATGGATTAGTTACTACAATTACATCAGTGAAAAAAGTATACTGGATCTTTGTTACTTAATATCTGTCAGATATTGTCAGCCTGCAAAATGTAGATGGATCCTTTTCAGGGGATATGTGGGGTGAAGTTGATACGCGGTATTGTTCTTAAGTTCCATATTCGTTATTGAGCGTGTAAGAGcttaatgtatttttaactaaaatccACTGAATTGTTTGTCTTAGGTTCTCATATATTGCCATTTGTTGCTTATCAATATTACATCGCTTGGACAAAGTCAATGTGGAGAAAGCTGTGAAGTACATTATAAGTTGCAAAAATATGGATGGTGGTTTTGGTTGCACCCCTGGTGGGGAATCTCATGCTGGTCAAAGTATGTAATATTATCATGATCtttacttaaattattaatttctcTATCACTTACTCAATGAATGTACTAATCCTACTGTTCCCTTCAACAATTATGTTCTTCACTTCTTCCTCACATGAAGGGCATAATTTGAATTGGAGTATAATTTCTGACGTTATGGATAATCTGTTTAATCCTATCCTAGGCAGCACACTAAGAGAGctctaaaaattaatatttgatttagaGTAGTTTTCTTGTAGTTTAAATGTTGTTTAAGTTAAAACTCGTTAATTCATCCATCATCATCTGAGAATATACtccttataaaatatttgctttTCATATTGTCAGTTTTCTGTTGTGTGGGAGCCCTTGCCATAACGGGGTCACTAGATCTTGTTGACAAGGACCTACTAGGTTGGTGGTTATGTGAGCGACAGGTTAAATCTGGAGGTCTGAATGGGCGTCCTGAGAAACTTCCTGATGTGAGcaaatcttttcaaatttacATCTATTGCTTTATGTGATATGCTCATTTCTCTTACTAGGTTTTAGATCATCTCAGGTCTGCTACTCATGGTGGGTTCTTTCTAGCCTGACCATGATTGATAGAGTTCATTGGATCAGTAAGGAGAAGCTTATAAGGTTCATCCTAGACTGCCAGGTTAGTTATTGAATGTCTTACTGTGTTTATAAATCTGCgtattcttttgttttatttttattttcgtgCATAAACTACTATCAGGTAagtatttcttaaataatttgtatgttgAAACTGGAAGGACACAGAAAATGGTGGGATTTCAGACAGGCCAGATGATGCCGTGGATATATTTCACACATTCTTCGGGGTGGCAGGTGGAGTACCTCTTATATTTTTGCTTGTTTTTTATTCCATTTGTTGTGCTAAATCTTGTCATCTGGGCTTTCCTTGCTTAATATGGGAACCACCCCACCTCTTCCTTTCTCATCCATTGAGATTACCCAATTTGGGAAAGGTATTGGCCTGTCACTTCATTCACCTTCTCTTTCCAAAGAGTGATGATGAACCATTTTTCCAATCCTTCGTTGTGAATCTCTATTGCTAGCTTCATGTTTCAGATAAGATTAACCATACTAGTGCAACATGCTTATTATGTTAATGTCACATTAGAAGTGGATATTTAATATgattctatttttatttgtaattgtttggAAGGCTTAAGTAGCACATATGTGTGAATTAATAGATTTTAGTTGTTACATTCTGTCTCACTTTTCCCCCTTCATAGTACTACTGTTCAGATAACCTATATCGTGTTCCAAATTCAGTGTCTAAAAAGATGGAATGTAGCTTATAGCCAGAATCCCTATTTATCCATTCCTGACGACAATGTTTTTGCTTTTAGTCATGTGTTTCTTATTCCATTCAGACTAAAAACTAGggacattgttttttttttcacaggACTTTCACTTCTTGAATATCCAGAAGTGAAACCGATAGATCCAGCTTATGCCTTACCTGTTGATGTTGTAAATCGGATTTTCTTTACGAAATAAGAGTGAAGTAGTTCAGTTCGATGATATTATCCAGTAATGACTCACTCTTGGGAGTTGGATCTACCACCCTCGGCgcaaaaacaattaattatttcCTAAACAAAATGTTTACATTGTTTAGCTTTGTTAATTAAATTGATGTCATACGAATAAGATTGTTCGGTGTTGTAGTCAACCATCaaagattttaaatatatatatatatatatatatatatatatatatatatatatatatatatatatatatatatatttggataGGCTAATGTaagagaattttaaaatttttgtttagttttaaaatatgtaagaataaaaaaagaaaagagaaaaaattaatttcatgttccatatagttttaatatattataattggcAATTCTAAACATTTAAAGCATGTTATTGTTTTTGTATGTGTACTATATGGTGTAGACGACTGACCAAAAGTGGTCAGCCCGTTCAATAGCAAGGAACCGATGGACAGACATTTAGTGGCATTAATGGGTAATAAAGGTGAGTAATTATTACATCAAGTGTATTGCATTTGTGACTAATGTGATATGAGGTAGATTATGCTGGATATAAGGAAATTAGCAAATGATGAGGCACAAAATATATTGCATTAAAGGGCATTATATGACATTTAATGGGCTGGACAATTacaaaacctataaatacagaACTAATATGGTGTAGACGATCGACCAGAAGCGATCAGCCCGTTCAATAGAAAGGAATCGATCGGCAGGCATTTAGTGACATTAATGGGTAATAAAGGTGAGTAATTATTACATCAAGTGTATTGCATTTGTGGCTAATCAACGAGTGATATCATGCAAATTATGTTGGATACAAGGAAATTAGCAAATGATGAGGCACAAAATATATTGCATTAAATGACATTCAATGACATTCAATGGACTTGGACAATTACAAAGCCTATAATTACAGAACTAATGACTAGGTAAAGTCTGATTTTTCTAAGATATATTAAGATCTTGGAAGACTCCTCATTGACTTGAGTGTCGGAGTGTTTTTTTGCAGGTCATTCCTTGCTGAGCCGATCGGAGAAGGAGAATTGAGCCATTAGTTACGCACTTTGGTAGAGAGGAAACGCGTGGAGCGGTGACTTCGGACCCACATTCAACgtaaacatttggcgcccaccgtggggccgaggatTGTAGAAGAAAACCTACAGAAACCACAATGGTAGAGCAACTCCAACTACAGGTACTTCAGGAGATGTAGAGACAGATGCAGGAATTAAGAGAGGAAGTAGCGGCTTTGAGAGCGAAGAGGGGTAGAGAACCAGGAGGGCGTTCGATCCAACAATCGGTGAATAATGAGGCTGAAGGTAATGGTCCAGTGGGTCGGGGAGAAAGCAGTCACACCGTCCAGGACGCAGGTAGAGGGCCGGAGGGCCGGAGGCAAACAACGTCGAGCGGAGGAGTTCCCAGAATGTCGGCCACAATGTGGAAAACGTGGCCCCTGAGAATCCTTTTGCACTGGTGGAACGTCCAGATCGGGCAGAGGGGCTCTATCCTTTTACCGTAACGGTCATGAGGGCGATGATGCCGGAGAACAAGATGCTACCGGCGATGGAGAAATATAATGGAACATCTGACCCAGTGAAGCATCTGCGCTTTTTTGTAGATGCAATGGCAGTTTATTCGTCGGATGACATGGTATGGTGTCGGGTCTTTTCCTTGTCATTGAAGGGAGAGGCTTTAGATTGGTTCCACTCGTTGGAACCCCGAACGATCGATGAATTTGAAACTTTGCGGGAGATGTTCAGTCAACAGTTTGTGTCCAGCAGAGCGGAGGATATGACATATCTGGAATTGGTTAAGATGAGTTAGGGGAGAGAAGAAACACTGAAGGACTTCATGGATCGCTTCAATAAAACGGTTCGTCAGGTCAGAGACGTGGGGCCAAAGTATATCTTGAGGAGTTTGACCACGACACTGAAGCCAGGTCCTTCTGCTGACAACCTTTATGCCGAACCACCACAGACGATGGGGGAGCTGCAGAACAGGGCTGCTAGGTTTATTCGTGTGGAAGAAATGAGGGTTTTTTAGAAAAGTCAGAAGAAGACAATAATGCAACCCGCAAGTTAGAAGGTGGATCGAAGAGAAAAGCGAAAGCTGCCAAGATTAGAGGGGAGGCAAGGAGGTCGACACGAGTAGCAAAAAGGGCACAAGTTTAGCAGCTACACGCCGTTGGGGGTACCTCGTACTAGGATATTTGAGGAGGCGATGCAAACCGAGCAACGTCCCCCGAGGCAGCAACACAACTTTCAGGACGACGAAAAAGGTCAGTATTGTAGGTATCATAGGCATGCTAGCCATAACACAGAAGAGTGCCTTGCTCTGAAAGACAAAATTAAGGAGTTAATAAGGGCAGGACTGCTGAAAAGGTACGTACGGGGTGATACCCGAAGGAAGTCGCCAGTGAGAGACCGTCACCCAAACAAGAAGGATGTTCGCCGGGACAGAAGCAGAAGCGGGGAAAGGCCTCTTAAGGGCCATATTAATACTATTTCAAGAGGCTTTGTGGAGGAGGTTCTACCTCATCGGCAAGGAAGAAACATTTGAGGGAGTTGAGGAGTGTGAATAACATAGAGGTAGCAAGACGATCAATGCCAAACATCACTTTCTCTGACAGGGACTTCCATGCCCCAGATCCTGACCAGGACGATCCGATGGTAGTAACGGCAGTCATTGCCCGGTACAGTGCAAGCAAAGTCCTCATTGACCAAGGTAGCTCGGTCAATTTACTTTATTGGAAAACCTTTCAAAAGATGGATCTGACAGAAGATTTGATAGTGCCTTACAACGAGCAAATTGTGGGATTCGCTGGAGAGCGGGTTGACACCCGAGGCCATGTGGACTTGAGAACGAGTTTTGGAACGGACAGAGGGCCTAAAAAAGTGAGAATAAGATATCTATTGGTGGAGGCAAATACATCGTATAATGTGCTGATCGGGAGGCCATGTTTAAATTCCTTTGGGGCCATTGTTTCCACACCCCATTTAGCAATGAAGTATCCTTCAACCGACGGCACTATCTGCACAGTTAGAGCCGATCAGAAGATGGCTAGAGAATGTTACGTGGTAGGCTTGAGGGTGCAGCCGCTCGTCCACAAGCGTGAAGGTAAGGGAAAGGATGTTGCGTTAGCAGACTTGGACCCTCGAGTTGATATTGAGGAGAGGATGGAGCCACAAGAGGGGACGAGACCTTTTAGTCTGGGAAAATGGGAGGGGCAGAATACTTCGGTGGCAACTGGTCTGACAACTGAACAAGTTAATACTGttggtttttttattgaaaaagaacCATGATCTTTTTGCATGGACGACATCCGATATGCCTGGGATACACCCCAGCATAATGTCACATAAACTGGCAATCTTCAAAGAGGCACGCCCGGTAgcacaaaagaagagaaggatgGGAGAAGAAAAGCGTAAGGCGGTGGACGTGGAGATTAAAAAGTTGTTGGAGGCTCGGTTTATCAGGAAGGTTAAATACACCACATGGTTAGCAAATGTTGTTACGGTAAAAAAGTTAAACGAACAGTGGAGGATGTGTACTGACTTCACATACTTGAATAAAGCCTGTCCTAAAGACTCCTACCCGTTGCCTAGTATTGATGGGTTGGTAGATGGAGCCTCGGGATATGCCATACTCAACTTCCTGGATGCTTATTCAGGATACAATCAGATTCCAATGTATCACCCGGACCGTGAAAAGACTGCTTTTATCACAGAAAAGTCCAATTATTGCTATGATGTCATGCCATTCGGGCTCAAGAATGCAGGGGCAACGTATCAGAGGCTGATGGATAAGATTTTCCACCAGCAGATAGGGAGATGCATGGAAGTCTATGTAGATGATATGGTGGTGCGGAGTCGGTCAGTCGAGGAACATGTCAGGGACTTAGCCGAGGTATTCAGGCAAATAAGGAGATACGACATGAGGTTAAATCCGGCAAAGTGCACCTTTGGTGTGCCTGCAAGAAAATTCGTATGCTTCATGCTAATTACACGTGGAATCGAGACCAATCCCGATAAGTGTAAAGCGATTCTGGAAATGCGAAGCCTTAGAACTTGAAAGAGGTGCAGCGTTTAGTGGGACGTTTGACTGCCTTGTCACGCTTCATTCCAAGGTTGGCCGAGCGGGCAAAACTGATTATCACCATAATGAGGAAAAATTGGTCATCCAAATGGGATTCAAGCTGCAAAGAAGCCTTCATGGAGGTGAAGAAAATTTTGGCTAGCCCACCAATCATGGGAAAGCCAAATGACGAGAGTGACTTGCAACTATACCTAGCGCTCACCGAAACTACAGTTAGTGCGGCCCTAACGCAGGAAGCATTAGATTTCAAACTCATATACTTTGTGAGCAGGGTGCTTAAGGAGATAGAGGTGCGATATAAACAGATCGAGAAAGTTGTTCTGGCATTGTTGACTGCGTCGCGTCGTCTAAGACCTTATTTCCAGAGCCACCAAGTCGTAGTGCGAACCGACCATCCCATTGCAAAGATACTAAGGAAGCCTGACTTAGCTGGTCGGATTGTCGGATGGTCGGTAGAGTTGTCAGAATTTGGGTTGCGTTTCGAACCGCGTGGGTCGGTACGGGGCCCACTTTGAGAAGGTGTGTGTGGTATGCATACCAGCAAGAGGGCTTTGAGAGCTCGGGTGTTAAGAGCAGGGTATTTTTGGCCCACTTTGGAGAAAGACTGCAATGACTTCGTCCGTAAGTGTCTCAACTGTCAAAAGCATGGCAACATGCACAACTTACCGACCACTGAGCTTCATATCCTTACATTCCCTTGGCCATTTGCCCAATGGGGAATGAATATCATGGGACCTTTCCCGATCGACAGAGAACAAAAGAAGTTCCTTTTGGTAGCTGTCGATTATTTTACTAAGTGGGTCGAGGCTGAACCACTTGCTACCATCTCAACAGTGCAGGTACAAAAATTTGTGTGGAAAATTGTGTGCCGTTTTGGTTTGTCGAAGATCATCGTAATGGACAATGGAAGACAGTTTGTAGACAAAAAATTAGCAGAGTTCTATCGAAGCTTAGGCATAAAACATGTAACAAGCTCTGTAGAACACCCTCAGACGAACGGTCAGGCGGAAGCGGTGAATAAAACGATCTTTAACGAGTTAAAGAAGCGTCTTGGCGGAAGCAAGGGTGCATGGGTGGATGACCATTTGGAGGTATTGTGGGGATACCGGTGCACACCGCACTGAACTACGGGGAAAACGCCTTTCAACTTAACTTATGGCACGAATGCAATGTTGTCGGTCGAAGTGGGCGAGCCAACAATTAAGAATGAATTTGGAGACCCTTCAGGAAAGGCGAGACATAGCAACTGTTTACGCTGAGGCCCGTAAAAGGTTAGTAGCTCGACGGTACAATACGAAGGTTAAATTTCACCAATTCAGGGAAGGTGACTTGGTCTAGCGAAAAACTGGACAGACCAAGAAAAATCATGCTCACGGGAAACTGGCAGCAAATTGGGAAGGCCCCTTCAGAGTAAAGGAAAATCTCAACAATGGAGCATACCGACTGGAGTACCCAAACGACAAAGTTATTCCGAACACTTGGAATTTGTCGcaccttaaattttatttcagttgaatGTCAATATATCTCCATTCATTATCAATAATATCaggttttgtttttatgttgcAAGTCTTAGCTAACAACTAGCAATCCTGGGCGGCCAAGTGACCAACTCACTTGTGTCTTCTAGTGATCTACTCACTAGCAATCTCGGGCGACCATGCGAAGACGTTCAACTATGGTCTTCTAGTGACCAGCTCACTAGCAATCCCGGGCGGCCATGATTACCAAAGGTCACGAAATACCTAGGTCGCGAAACAGTGTGCTATAAACATAGAAAAAGTCAATGCCCTTCCCGCCCATGGCAAGCGCGTTCATTCGGTCGACACACCGTTAACAAGATACTATCAGCATCTTTTGCAGTAGATACAATGTTAACCCTACTGGCTAAATACTCTAATGAAGTACTGGTAACGTAGTAGGGCGCATACAGGCCTACCTCATGGGGAGCCCAGCCATATCCATTGACGGGGGAAGGAGGAGCATCATCTGTCCATTCCCTACCAGCGTCAATCTCGGGCATAATATCTGCCTCTTCAACTTTTCGGTCACTAGCCTTAGTAGAACCCAGGATGGAGGACCCTACGGAGGCAGTGGGCTCTTTTCCACCATCAGAATACCCCTAACCTTCGCCGACGACTTCATCAGACGagaaggatgaagaagaaatgaTTACCTGAGATGGGTTCTCTTGGAAGTTTAGCGGTGAGGAAAATGAGGAAGACAAAGTAATCATGGTGGCTCTGATCACCTTTTATAGTGTGACAGGACACTTCCAAGAGTCCATCGTGGCCATCCGTCGTGGCGAGATCAAACGGTCAGGGGTGCGAGGCTCTTCATATTTCAGATGGCACGAATCCCATGATTGCACGTGCCCCACGATCAACGGACGCGACAACCACTACTGATCCCTTTCGCGCTCTTTCTAGGACTACGCATTTCAAACCCTTCACGCCTAAGAAGTCGTTCGGGCTTGGGGGCTTGTGTACTATATGGTGTAGACGACCGACCAAAGCGGTCAGCTCGTTCAATAGGAAGGAATCGATCGGCAGGCATTTAGTGGCATTAATGGGTAATAAAGGTGAGTAATTATTACATCAAGTGTATTGCATTTGTGGCTAATCAACGAGTGATATGAGGCAGATTATGCTGGATATAAGGAAATTAGCAAATGATGAGGCacaaaatatattgtattaaatgACATTCAATGACATTCAATGGGTTGGACAATTACAAAGCCTATAAATACAGAACTAATGACCAGGTAAAGTCTGATTTTTTCTGAGATATATTAAGACCTTGGAAGACACctcactgacttgagcgtcagagtgttttCTTGCAGGTCACCCTTTGTTGAGCCAATCGGAGAAGGAGAGTTCAGCCATTAGTTACGCACTTTGGTAGAGAGGAAACGCATGGAGCGGTAACCTCGGACCCACATTCAACGTAAATCGTATGCAAAAATAAGATCCCTATTTATGATATATTaacaaataagttattttataactttgcagaaaataaattataagtattttaagtaaattataaatataaagaaaacaaataattatcCAGTATAAATTATatgcagaaaataaattataagtataAAGTAAAGTGATAATTAACTTGAATTGCGTATTTAGAAAAATAgttatcttaatttaaaattcattattgttttaaatgtattaattactattttttatatattcttttaaattaactaTAGTTAATATTCTTTGGCTTAATACctgtttttgtccctctttttaagggaaatgttcactttcgtcctacctttttcaaaaagttcaatgtggtcccacgttgtgaaaaaagtgtccaagttaatcctttttggtcacggcgttaaatatttaacgatcctgCTGCCAGCTAGGACTGATGTGTGCAACGTGGCTTTTTATCTGCGTAACGTGGCAGTGACAGTATTTTTCATTAACTGAGAACGTGGCAGTGATTAAAATTTCTGAGTTAGGGTTAGGTCTTCGAAATCGCAATTTGGGGCTTCTAAGGTATTGGGTTTCGAAATCGCAATTTGACTGTTTATGGATTGTGTCGAGCTTCTAAGGTATCGAAGGCTTTGTGGATGTTGGGTGATCTCAGGAGTAGGGGTTGGAAACCCGATTTCATGGCTTATTGGGTTGTTGTCGCAGGGTTTCGATCAATGAGGAATGTGGCTATaatgtttttcaatttcatggTTGAGAAAGAGAGGTTCCCAACTATTTTGACTGTTAATGATTTGTGTAGGAATCTGTGTAGGCATGGCAAGGTTGATGAGTTATTGGAGACGTTCCATGTTTTGAATTCTCAAAACTACTTTAAAGATGTGGAGGGTTTCAATGTAATGATTTCATTTTTGTGCAGGGCTGGGAAAGTGAGAGAAGGCTATACTGTTCTGcaggagatgaagaagaaagggtttCAACCCAATGTCTCGTCTTATAATTACATAATGGAAGCGTGTTGTAAGGAGGATCTACTGCGTCCTGCGAGGAAGCTCTGGGATGAGATGTTCTCAAACGGCTGTTTGGGGAATTTGAAAACACTACCCATTGCAATTATTGGGAGTGGcagaggtggaagaagaagatgatgtgtcaagcaattttttttttaaattcaaaattgacaCGTCACCATGCCACGTAAGAGAAAAAATGAACAGCTCATCAAGTTTAGTCCAGAGGAGCAGTTtcatcgttaaatatttaacgccgttaccaaaaaggatttaattggacacttttttcacaatttgggaccacattgaactttttaaaaaaggtaggacaaacttgaacatttcccttataaagagggacaaaaGGAGGTATTAAGCCATATTCTTTTTAAACTATCAAATACTTTTGTTTAAGTTAACTAAATTTTTGTAGTTTCCTTGAAATTTTATGTTCTTTAACAAAAATACTTAGGAAACATAAGAACTCTACAAATTCTAACTTCTTGAGACTAATCACTTGATTCAATTGATTCATATTCTCTAAATCTACTTTGAGTAAATATCCAACATCACAAACAATCActacttcaaaaaaaaaaagtcaatctACATTAAAACAATTACATATGGACCAAACATCATTATTATCTGACGTAACTTTTTACTCAAATAAATCCGAATGAACTAAATTCAAATAACTTACCCTAAAAATTTTCGCtcttaaagaaaattaacaGACTGATTATTGCAACACAAATCACAGTtgtagaagaaaatataaataaagaactGAAAATCTGGTAGTTCAAACTTCCCTATCTTGTAGAGAGTGTATtcgaacaaaataaataaatcattttacaTAAAAGTCTGAAGTTTTCtatctttaaaaatttaaagtgtTATACAGAAatcaaaaatgaatttattttataatatgtataatcTGTAAAgtaataatacatttattttctatttatcttaaaaaatctCATTTATACTTATAAAACAAGTGGTAAATCATTTATTGCTTGagttaatgttttttctttaattctttgGTGGAAAATGTTcatttgtttgtgtttattaaattgtattcatattttttatgttacgAAATAAGATATCCAATAAGTGAACTAAATTGCAAGGGGGtaattaaaatgagtttaaatACACTTATAATCCTTTTAATTTAcctgatttatttttttaattttagttctttgtatttttttttcctaaatcaTCCTTGGCAATTATATCGTTGGTCACTCTCTTtctgtttttaaaattgatcaTGATCAATGATATGGGTGGAAATTGCTGATGTTAGCAAGTGTTGtatcataataattttaagGCTTTAAAACTAACATTTCATAGAAAGGAAAAAAGCATAATTTATTGGTAGAATAACTTTAAGGTCTACAAAGTACTCTGTTAACTTAGATATTAATGTGgcattaaataaattgtttagtCTCATTTGTTCTGTTTTACATATAACttctatattaataaatttccGTATAGATATCtaagtataaaaatatgataaataagaataagaaaTGGATaacaatttgattaaaatttatttcataggCGGagaagtaataataaataaattaaactaagaCTTTTTTAACCAAGTTCAAATTAATtaccataaaaatatataatttatttgtataaaaatccttaataattttgtttcacaatctttcattctttttcttcctatcaCACTCACCACCAAGGAAAGAAAACACTCCAaaagttcaataaaaaaagtctaatatatatatatatatatatatatatatatatatatatatagagagagagagagagagagagagagagaaatagtGTTTTTAGTACGTgtctttattttgttaaatttggttttggtttcggtattttttatttgataaattagTCTTTTAAGttctagaaaaatatatatgaatttaatttagtaCCTCTGGTAAGgattgataatatattaaaaaaggttCTATTTTTTGTGCTCGATGTATGAGAAAGACCATTTGTTTAACGgagattttaaaatctttttattaaaatttagtattattttttgtttcaatgtaTTTATTTGGTAAAAAAAGTTAAGCTTTAACTTCTTAGTAAGTATTCATAGattaataaagaaagaaagaaagaaaagaatatgaAGTAAACTACTTTCAAAACTGAGATATGATATGAAATTAATTTGGAggtatttgaattttgaaaataaactcAACCTTctttttaagatgaattgaattaTCTTAATTCAACTAGCTAGTCTTTAGAAAATctaatttcttttgaaaaatttctgaacttgagaaaattaattagtattt contains:
- the LOC108332727 gene encoding geranylgeranyl transferase type-2 subunit beta 1 isoform X2 translates to MAELATEKHVRYILTVEKRKDNFESVVMEHLRMSGAYWGLTALDLLGKLDSVDVDEVTSWLLSCQHESGGFGGNIGHDPHILYTLSAVQVLALFDKMDVIDVDKVTNYIVSLQNVDGSFSGDMWGEVDTRFSYIAICCLSILHRLDKVNVEKAVKYIISCKNMDGGFGCTPGGESHAGQIFCCVGALAITGSLDLVDKDLLGWWLCERQVKSGGLNGRPEKLPDVCYSWWVLSSLTMIDRVHWISKEKLIRFILDCQKMVGFQTGQMMPWIYFTHSSGWQDFHFLNIQK
- the LOC108332727 gene encoding geranylgeranyl transferase type-2 subunit beta 1 isoform X3, whose product is MAELATEKHVRYILTVEKRKDNFESVVMEHLRMSGAYWGLTALDLLGKLDSVDVDEVTSWLLSCQHESGGFGGNIGHDPHILYTLSAVQVLALFDKMDVIDVDKVTNYIVSLQNVDGSFSGDMWGEVDTRFSYIAICCLSILHRLDKVNVEKAVKYIISCKNMDGGFGCTPGGESHAGQIFCCVGALAITGSLDLVDKDLLGWWLCERQVKSGGLNGRPEKLPDVCYSWWVLSSLTMIDRVHWISKEKLIRFILDCQDFHFLNIQK
- the LOC108332727 gene encoding geranylgeranyl transferase type-2 subunit beta 1 isoform X1; the protein is MAELATEKHVRYILTVEKRKDNFESVVMEHLRMSGAYWGLTALDLLGKLDSVDVDEVTSWLLSCQHESGGFGGNIGHDPHILYTLSAVQVLALFDKMDVIDVDKVTNYIVSLQNVDGSFSGDMWGEVDTRFSYIAICCLSILHRLDKVNVEKAVKYIISCKNMDGGFGCTPGGESHAGQIFCCVGALAITGSLDLVDKDLLGWWLCERQVKSGGLNGRPEKLPDVCYSWWVLSSLTMIDRVHWISKEKLIRFILDCQDTENGGISDRPDDAVDIFHTFFGVAGLSLLEYPEVKPIDPAYALPVDVVNRIFFTK